Within the Hermetia illucens chromosome 6, iHerIll2.2.curated.20191125, whole genome shotgun sequence genome, the region acatatagggaccaatatagactcggatcattatttcGTTGACataatgctccgagctcgaattacaacacctccCAGAATCGCCCCTGACAATTAGGGGAgaggaatactgaagccatacacaacaaagccctccgtaacgCCAACTGCACCAAGCGCGAAAGTTTTAGCAACAAGTTAGCTGGATAAAGtcatatacacctcgatgctcatcgtatcgagataaagagggaagtctaatttccgacagaatgggcatattagtaTTGAGTATTTTAACGAACGGTTTAAACAAAATATGggggagttggaggtcccgccaactgaagacgatagacaaatgctaccaccatcaAGCATGAAAGAAACAAACCgtacaatccatcggcttaaaaaccagtgGACCAGCAGGACAGCCCCATATtgccagaaaatcattggctcataccaaagtggcttcactccaggcaaatcaacaacagaagacattttctctctgcggaaagcgatggaaaactggtagaatatggacatcagttgcgttatctttccatcgactttaaagccacatataatagcatagccagggcaaaactatGCACAGCATTtcagaattcagtatcccgacgaaattagtaagactgactaggctgagtaTGACCAATGTGGTCAGATTAACGCAGCAGCATCATAAtctagaccattcaacatcaacaatggtctaagacaagggaatgcccaaTCATCCGTCATCCGTCCTCTTCAACCCTGGAGAAAGCGATTTGCGATGCAGATATTAATGCAAGAGACACCatactcttcaagtccacccaacaatcGGCCTACACTGACGAAATTGactttatgggaagaacaacccgatatgtacagtctaccttcatctagatcgaacaggcggcgcgagatcttgggctacgcagtaatgaaggcaagacgaagtacatggtggaaaCTTTAGCCCCAGAGAATAAAGAACGAAgagcatcaaatcgcactgctcaaacgaaaacaataaagataggaactttgagaccattgaaaatttctcctatctagggtcgaaaattacattcggtaacagctatgatgatgaaatctgcgcatggTTGTAAGCTGCCAACAGagaatatttcagcttacaaaaactgtttcgttcgaaacgtctcaccttaaACCCCCTTTACTCTAGAAGACTATGAACTTGCTAGTTCTTGTGTATCCCTGGAGACCTTGGTtttaagcaagaaaaattgtgaagtctTCGCCTGGAATCGTTCGaagatttttggccccttatataaggatggacgattccgtagccaacaaTAACGATGAAATCGATTAGCGATACAAGCACGGTCTGGTTGTGCAGAAAATCCGAGTCAACTGACTGCGCTGgttgagtcacttaatccgtatggatgaggatgatccagcccgaaaagtctataagggcaatgtctatggtagaaaagaaaacaaggcagacagcttttagggatctcGATTTTGTGGAACTCGGCGAGAAACCGtgtgtgtggagttccttactaagacaagcctagacgggataccgcttgttgcgccattgatgatgattctaTCTAACTCTCCAACTAGAAAATCTGGATGAGAAATCATGATTGGACTATACACAACATCTAGACCCCAAAATACCTTGCATATCTATAACTACTTAAATAATGGTAATAATGATACTATACttactacatatatatattctcaGTTTACTGCGATAACCCTCTTAGGCTCATCGTAGAATCATTGTATAGCAGGACTGTAGTTCATGATAACATAGGCACCATTATACTGGGAGGTTGGGACGAATACCAATCATTTTTAACGAGGTTATAATAAGGGAGATTTACTCCTTTGATGCGAAATTATTGCATCTTAGGATATCAAATGTCAATATAACTTTAAAGTAAAGATTCGGCCATGCTTTGGTGCacttaaaatgaaaaatctacaaaacttttcatatctgatCCACCGAGCTTCCACTTTCGAACTTGTTTATTTAGGGATTGGGAATATAATCGCGgtttaatttatttcaaaattactACACGAAGCCATTCTTTACAAGCGCTCTTCCGCTTTATTGCAACTTCTTAAAGGACGAGGGTGCTAACTTTTGCTCTTTCTCAACCACTACATATATATAGTAAATATATATAGTAAAATAGTAGTAACGCTCTAATGCATCTTTCAAATGAATATAATTTTAGtgactttttattaattttttttccagataaGACAAAATAGTGTTATCATGATCATAACTGGATGACACTTTCGAAGCCTCGCTATGACAGATATTATTCATCGTATAACCGGAGACTTTGGTATATGGCAGCTGCGAGCAGTGTTGATTATTTTTCTTTGTAAAATACCGTCATCATGGTTCATGGCGTGTGTTATATTCACGGCTCCAGCGCCGCGTTTTAATGAATATTATTGTGCAGACGGTCTTCCAGAGCAAGAGCAACCAACCGGAGTATCCAAGTTTTCCCTTCACGACTTCTATAACACCGCGGGAAACTATTCCCACCATGACCATTGCTTCAAAGAACAATACAATAATGTAACTAACAAATATGACGAAGTGCCTTGTACCAGTTTTCAATACATCCCAACTGACTATTGGTCACTGGTCACCCAATTCAACTTAGTTTGCTCAAGAGAAATTTTCGTAGCGTGGACTCAATTTTGGCATCTCTTCGGAGTACTAATGGGTGGCATCTCAGCAACCAAATTGATGTTAAGGTAAGACCACAAAAGGTTTGACCATCTTCCTTTGAAATAGTATAATAACTGTCATTCCAGGTTTAGTCCGCGGAATGTTATGCTTATGGGTATGATCACACAAATATTTTGTGGCTGCATAACAGGCATGACTTCTAGCTTCAACATTCACTGCGCATTCAGGTGCTTTTCAGCAATGTGCTGTGCGCTGATGTTCACCGCAGGACAAACAATCTGTAAGTACTATTATGAAAAAATGATTAATAGTTCATCCAAGATCGGGCAGGCACATATGGAGAGGGTTGCTAATGATATTTTTTCGGAATTGAACTGTACAAATACCTCATGTATTTGGGCTTAGATTTCTTTCTTTCCGAACCTTTACCATGGTTCTTGGGAATTACTAGTCTGCCTTTTTTTCCACTTAGGCGCCTGCGGGTTCCCCAAAGGATCACCATATTTCTCCGCCACTATTttatttggtggcaggttgatggcACTATGGAGTCACTTGGGGCGTCTATGacactgtctcatacataaaaagggagatatcacacagtgcagcaattatagaggtatcacgttgctcagtaccatctataagatattctccactatcttgctaggccggatagccccatatgcccagaacatcattggcccataccaaagaggcttcacttctggcaaatcagcaacagatcagattttctctctgcggcaagcgatggaaaaactgttggaatatggacaacagttgcaccatctgttcatcgactttaaagccgcctatgatagcatagccagggtaaaactgtacacggccatgagagaattcggtatcccgacgaaattaataagactgactaggctgaccctgaccaatgtgcaaggccagataaaagcagcaggatcactctcaacaccattcgacatcaacaacggtctacgacaaggggatgccctatcatgtgtcctctttaacctggccctcgagaaagtgatccgtgatgctgaggtaaatgcgagaggtacgatcctctcaaaatccaccgaactactggcctatgctgacgatatcgacatcatgggaagaaccacccgagatgtacaaactgccttcatccagatcgagcaggcggcgcgagatcttgggctgcacatcaatgaaggcaagacaaaatatatggtggcaacgtcagcaccgcagacgaatcaaccaacaacatcaaaccgcactggccaaacacgaagaagaataaggataggagaatacaactttgagaccgttgacaatttctcctatctagggtcgaaaattacaactgataacaactacgatgatgaaatccgcgcacggttgttgtcagccaacagagcctatttcagcttacaaagactgttccgctcgaaacgtctcaccatagggtcaaagctcttactgtacaagacaatgatcttgccagtcctcatgtattcctcggaaacttgggttcttaacaagaaaaattgcgaactcttggccgcgctcgagagaagaatcctccgaagaattgttggcctcctacatgaggatggacgattcagtagcctacacaatgacgaaatctatgagcgataccatgaccgtcaggttgtggataaaatccggctcaataggttacagtgggcgggtcacttaatccgtatggatgagaatgatcccacccggaaagtgtataagggcaatatctatggtagaaaaagaagacgaggcaaccctgcctaagatggagcgatggcgtgaatcaggacgccagacaacttttagggatatcgaattggtggaccccggcgcaaaaccgagatatctggagttccttattaaggcaggcctagaccggataccggttgttgcgccgttgatgatgatgatgacactgTTTGGACGGTTGGTTCCAGCTTTTGCATGGGTTTTCCTTCCTTTAcctgcgacctattataaagTACTCTAATGGCTCCCACCATGTTTTCAATAGTGTCTTTGATAAACTCGaccagctcaactatttttgctccaagctgcaTAAAGGGTAGTTTCTCCATGTCAGGGTTCTGTTCTCAATGTGTCCTGTCCGGATTACTCTTTTTAAATACTCCGTCATCCTTGGAATTTAAGGTGCTTTCCAGACATTTTGGTAGAGATTGGAGAATAGCTCCTCCTGAATGAATCTTTTTATCTTGAAATATTTCTTGCGGTAGTCCTTCTTAGGCAGATGAAGTAGGTGTCGAAACCGCCTTCGTGGGCAAACAATTTCATTTCAGCTCCTCAGTTTTCACTTTAGGTATCGGTGTTGATACCAAGGCCTCGCTTCCCTTGAACccctttttctccaaatataaatCACTTGTAGTTtttgatgccacggtggccaagctgTCCATCACCGAGGCACTACGGTTAAAGGATGTTgatggccgggagcccgcttgctcactctcaaAATCCTCGGTACTGAAATTCCGAGCTCCTACATCGTAACTTTATTCCTTCTCACTTCTTCCACgtttgtttcattttctgggtatccttccacacgcacttttctccaaaactgcTAAACCGatgcaaacgaaatttggtggacaaatgggAACTACGATTTCCCACACATACAAAGAGTGACGTTAACTTACATGCAATTGAAAGGATGACTTCCTATATGCAAAGGGGGACgtaaagtatcaaatgaaacgggtCGATTAGAACCTGTTATTAGTTTAGACGTGAATTACAAAATGCGTcagtaaggaatcaaaatgtgcacacctaAAATAATACAGGATTCCTTTTCGGAAACTATTCaacccgaaaatctgaaaaaaatcacggtgatgCACCTATATGAAATGCAGATGTCAGAATTTCTCCCATTCCGATTTCTGCTCAAATACAAATACTAAcaatatattatcaactttttgaaattaactaaaaaacatcccttaaattcatcctaggagttcgaaattttgcaacagcaTAGGGGACTGTATCGCACATAATGCTAGCTTCGTTGAAATTcggctattagtatcaaagttatagcagttcaaacttatcaatttcgcgcgagtttcatcatcatcaacggcgtaacaaccggtatccggtctaggcctgccttaataaagaactccagacatcccggtcttgcgccgacgtctaccaattcgatatcccgtctGCCTCGCCtatttttcctaccatagatatcgcccttacaaactttccggactggatcatctcatccatacggattaattgacccgcccaccgtaacctattgagccggattttatccacaacttgacggtcatggtatcactcatatcaCTTGGttatgatttttgaccctagataggagaaaatatcagtaaccagtgcggtttgatgttgttggttggttgattctcGGCGCtgctgttgccaccatatattttgttttaccttcattgatgtgcaccccaagatctcgcgccaaccaccgcctgttcgatctggattcggctgtaattccatcggctcctggcaacttatgatttttaagccgatgaattgcacggactgtttctcctaaacttggtggtggcagtatttgtccgtcgttttcagttggcgggacctccaactcgccgatattctggttgttcagtagctcaagtattcaacccatcgctccaatatgcccattccgtcggaaatcagatttccctctttgtctcggcaggatgaacatcgaggtgtgtaaggcttcatcctgctgacttgttggtaaaacttccgcacctggtgcggttgctccctgtacttttcgagttcacagacctgtgggttcacccaggcttcctttttccgtctgtgaaatcgcttctccgttcgccggagttcgtgataggtctctgctcGTGCCCACGTTCTGTGAGAATGCaggattactcggtatgcagcattcttccattccatggCTAGCTTACGtccatcgtcaaactagccgttccgactcattttgcggctggggccaagtatgtttatggccgtatttatgataacgttcttcaggtgattgtgatgatcatttgttgatacttcgtctccaggatctctgttgactggggttattgcggcatccatttccctcttataggtgttacggagggctgtgttgtggatagcttcagtgttaactctcacctgattatcggAGGGGATCtcggatggtgttgttattcgagctcggagcaccatcccaacgagatagtcatccgagtctatattgaccatcctatatgttctgacattcatcaaggctgagaggtggcggcgttcgatcaacacgtagtcaatctgtttaaaagtggtcccatctggataggctcacgtatgtttgtcgactgctttccgcgcaaaccaggtacttccaacaaccatttcaggtgaaactgctaattgaatgatccacagtccgttatcatttgtgtttaggcgtaagctatgggagtcaacgtatcgcctgactaCGGGATCCTTCccaacttggctgttaaaatccccaagtatgattttggtatcatatcttgcacaggcttcgagggttcgttctactgcctcgtagaagatatgcttctccgactctgcagtctcctctgtaggggcgtaaacgttaatgatgcttatatttctaaacttgcctcgcaagcgcaaggtggatagccgttcgcttacgttttcaaagccgataacagcaggtttcattttttggctgactaagaaacctactcagagcgcatggtttactggatggccactataatatatggtgtagcgactcttgtccaggaaaccagtccctatacaacgcatctcctgtaacgctgttacatcagccctatattgggacagggtattgactAGCtgctcatctctgtacagggagcgcacgttccatgagaaaatgcgcaaatcattattcctttgTTGTTGCCGGATTCGCCGTTGTGTAAtcggtccagtccgaggctcctgttgtagcttcgtagcttcggttttccatgtagggttgtcagccctatccaatcggaacctggaggaccagttggtacaatttgtcccgtttttaggcgcgggagactcgccttcatcctactccgtgtgcagcttttcgttaagaaagagctcccagtggtcaccacggaAGGTAGaggtagggtttgatagtagagctgttggtgttggttcagcaggctaggttttatgccccatcgtgggtaccaatccacgtttcaccctggacctatactaccctttgactaccgcgaatttactgcatcttaagccatgcaaatgtTGAGAATGAATGGCTTCGAGTGAAATATCAAAGTTCAATTTACGAAccatctacttctccccaaccctttttaaggttttgtacaaaacaaattcaaatctgttcaatatctgtctgtttgtcacacgcattttgctgagaaacggctatactgattgacatgaaattttgtgagaaggtggaaactgtgaacgcgcaCACTTGCAGCAAGTTACATCTTTCTGCATTGAGTTTAATGGGGACCTCACacacgcaaaagggggtgtacaatttcttTTCACCGAGCCAGTTTCGACATTTGCTCGAGAGGTGGGCAGTGCGGAGGGTCGAAAattgtcatttctttaacggagccattcttggaaactacccaactctaAATTTATTCAATGGTATTGGCCTATATAATCCTACAGCCATCAATTATTTTGGAGAACACCAACATTGACGGCAACCTGGATTCGAGCCCGGGGTAATATGGTTGATAAGGTGCAATCATCTACCCGTCACCCGAACTATTTTTGGCTAATTCTTTATCCACATATTTAGTTTCAGAAATAACCGGCGGCAAGTATCGTCTCGGCGTAGCAACACTTTTCGATCAATTCTGGTCAATCGGAGTCATCCTATTGCCGGGACTCTCCAGCTTCTTCAGTAGTTGGGTTCACATCTACTTAGCAATTACATTTCCAACTGTGATCTTAATATTACTTTACCCTTGGATACCAGACGCTCCGCGGTGGCTTCTGAAACGTGACCGCGTAGAAGAAGTGGAGAGAATTTTAATAGAATCCGCCGGAATCAACGACCGAATGTGGATGGTGCCACAGAACCTGCACGAGGAACTTGAAACATTGGCGAACTCATTAAAGTCAGAGCCACCGCCCGCAAATTGGTGGAGCCTTTGGACAGGACCACGTGCTAAAACGCATCTCATTGCGGCACATATCGCCTGGACCGTGTACGTGACGAATTTCAATGGAATGTTGTTGAATATCAGGTCCTTCGGGCGTGAGTACTTGAATATCAATACAATTTTCACAGGTAAGATCCTAATTTCCATTGCAATTCATGTTCTTTACATGCATTTCGATTTCTGTAATGTGAAATTGGTTTCGCCCATTCTAGGAATCAGCGAAATCCTCGGATGTTTTCTGGCCCTGTTTTTTGCTTTGCACACAAGAAACAAGTGGATGAGTGCTGGGATTTATAACATCGTAGCCGGATTGATTGGATGCCTAGGGTGGTTCATATCGGATGAATGTAAGTAGATAACCTCCAATCGCCTTCTCTATCCGTGCCTTTATCATCAAATCTTTTAATTTCATCTAGTCTTATGCATGGCTCCACTTCTTTGATATAGTGGAGGAACCTAATTCATGGCGAAGAtgtcgtggaaaaattttcaaatgaataaGATTACATTGAATTACCTTCTTTACATTGAAAATGTATTTATATCGAACAAGGAGAAGAAAACCGAAAGAAACCCATCCAGAAACACTAAAAAATGGAACTACTAAGTGGACTAAGAACTACTTCCTTGAGGCTTTGCTTGAAatcacattttttctttcaagTTTAAAAGAAGCAAAGCGTGATCTAATCTATTTCAAGTTCTAAGAAGCAAAGCGTGATCTAATCTATTTCAAGTCTACAGTATTAAGTCagataaaatatttctttttccagAAGTTTCCCTCCTTTCAGTTTTTCTAACCCGATTTTATATACCTTTGAAAACTGGGTCTCTTCTTGGTTAGATTTACAAATGCTTTCCCATTTATTCGTCTTTAACTTTTAACGAAATAGGCCACGATAACAGGATGGGAAAAGTGTTAGACAAATGGACGTGGTAGAGAATAGTCGGATTAATGGGACCAGGATTTTCACTTTATCCAACATTTTATAAAGGACCAAGAAAGTCTTAGATGGAGTATAATGATGATTATGAACAGCGACGTTTTGGATGCGGTGTAATCTATAGCGCAATTACCACCATGGAAACAATTTATCCAACTTCTTATCGAGTCACAGGAATCTGCGAAGTTTTTAATCAAAGAAAACTTGGACTATCGCTTAAACCTATAGAGGGTGTGACTTTTTTAAGTTAACCATTCCAGGCCCTGCcagttggggcttaaaaatataACCAAAATCTTTCCCGCTTGTCATAAAAAGctgctaaaagggatagaaatccgTGGGCTAGCAAATTGAAAACTATGctactaccgaaacgtcaataacCCAGCGATTATGGGCTGACCTCACGCCGAACACCTTTGGCAATCAAAAACGGACTTTAATTGGATTGTTACTGACGCCATCGTAAAGCACGCCCTCTTGACCTGAGAATCGGGTCAGGATTCGGACTGCCAGATTTCGGACCAAACAggagcaaccaacaacatcaaaccgcactggtcaaacaggaagaataaggataggagaatacaactttgagacctttgacaatttctcctatccagggttgaaaatcacaaccgataacagctacgatgatgaaacccgcgcacggttgttgtcagccaacagagcctattccagcttacaaagactgttccgctcgaaacgtctcaccatagggtcaaagctcttactgtacagggcaatgatcttgccagtcttcatgtattcctcggaaacttgggttcttaacaagaaaaattgcgaactcttggccgcgttcgagagaagaatcctccgaagaatttttggccccctacatgaggatggacgattccgtaacctacacaatgacgaaatctatgagcgataccgtgaccgtccggttgtggataaaatccggctcaataggttacggtggggggggccacttaatccgtatggatgagggtgatccctcccggaaagtctataagggcaatatctatggtagaaaaagaagacgaggcagaccctgcctaagatggagcgatggcgtaggtcaggacgccagacagcttttagggatatcgaatatgtggacctcggcgcaaaaccgggatgtctggagttccttattaaggcaggcctagaccggataccggttgttgcggcgttgatgatgatgaggagcattacaattgtacCGTGGTATGTACCAGCGGAAACTTtctatatagtggagaaaaatcctttTTATGAGTAATCACACGCAGTTCAGAAGAGACTTCCTATCATTGTGATCATGGGTGATGTGAATGCtaaagtgggctctgacaacaccttgctcggacatgtgatgagaaATATGATCTTGGTCACCGTAACGAcaatggtggaaggtttgtgaatttctgtaGCTTCCTCCGCCTCGTCATTagcggcacattgttcgagcacggaGCTTGCCATAAATTCAGAGAGTTTCACTTAACTAACACATTATCTTTTGGACGTATAAATGAGGCGCTAACATCGGCTTCGAATGAGATCACTATCTGATAGTTGCTTACGctcgcttgcatgttgcgttCGCTACTTTTCGCGATTTTGGGGAGCTCCGACCCTCAACTATTTGTGTGATCGCGCACCGATACTCTGAGTAACTTGTCTGAGAATTTCGATGTTCTATCATCGACGTAGTATCTGCTGTGAAATTTCTTACTTACCTGGTCAGGGTACTTCCCTGACCGCGGATTGCAATGATTTCGAAACTCTTAACCGCATCAGGAGTGGGACTTGTATGTGGTCGCGAACTTTTCAATAGTCCTGTGAGGGATGTTAACGGCCGACTCGAAGAGCAGCTGATATGGTAAAAAAATACTTCACCAAGATTCCAGTGAAGTTCACCTCTTGTGCATTAAAAAGCTAATCACGgttacatgcggatacggattaaTCTCCTTTCCCCCTCagtctttgccccgttcacaagcgagctCGCCCCGTCGTGTTCGGTTTCGCCAATTTGTTGTACCAGAAGCtcatctggatgtagtcgcgcCACCTCCAAATCTCCACCCAGTGTATGAAGCCACTGTTGCTTCGACCggcgttttggtcgtttatcatcaacttttatct harbors:
- the LOC119660335 gene encoding organic cation transporter protein-like, whose protein sequence is MTDIIHRITGDFGIWQLRAVLIIFLCKIPSSWFMACVIFTAPAPRFNEYYCADGLPEQEQPTGVSKFSLHDFYNTAGNYSHHDHCFKEQYNNVTNKYDEVPCTSFQYIPTDYWSLVTQFNLVCSREIFVAWTQFWHLFGVLMGGISATKLMLRFSPRNVMLMGMITQIFCGCITGMTSSFNIHCAFRCFSAMCCALMFTAGQTIFSEITGGKYRLGVATLFDQFWSIGVILLPGLSSFFSSWVHIYLAITFPTVILILLYPWIPDAPRWLLKRDRVEEVERILIESAGINDRMWMVPQNLHEELETLANSLKSEPPPANWWSLWTGPRAKTHLIAAHIAWTVYVTNFNGMLLNIRSFGREYLNINTIFTGISEILGCFLALFFALHTRNKWMSAGIYNIVAGLIGCLGWFISDEWSETTRVAVWMVLSSIPKAGVSISQSMLIAGTSELVPAPKRQIFTFSCIVVARIGLLTAPFINVLKNFDTALSLTAFCVLGLIGGIATCFLRSEQINTNDSAGTDFERNPNNLCASSTTEDIITTRNGIPSTINVWTTEPQFSEKTNL